The Niastella koreensis GR20-10 genome includes a window with the following:
- a CDS encoding S9 family peptidase, whose translation MTYLKRSRCFLLAMLWLPGLVEAQHANYAAAEKYDVPGLRDKVGTLTVLPFFFRNNDRFWFIYEDKNGRNYYYVDPATRKKQLLYDRKAIETALFKLRKENIDTALISYNAPFELSGKQQTVRISYKKQSYAWNFYTHQLAPDSKEEGKPVYPKGITGMASPDKKWQLISRAHNLYLQQVGDTIETTLSRDAARYYSFGVNEDDTSASRSIPADAVWLADSRRFYLVREDNRKVGTLSVVNSLAWPRPRLETYKYQLPGDKDVTQFELFAGDVTTGKLVKIKTDKWKDQELEVVKTKVMSDEIYFLRKKRTRDEIELCAGNMKTGDVRVIVRETSKPYLNEDLFNVQVINNGKDIVWWSDRTGWGQYYRYGNDGTLKNAITRGSWTAGRILYIDTPGNVFYMYGYGKEAGRNPYYAHVYKVPLDGSKDELLTPENATHAVYFSPSGHYIVDNFSTINTPPRTMLRDNNGRLIMEVAQPNLEKLYAYGWRPPEPFMVKAADSVTDLYGIMWKPFDFDSTKKYPVISQVYPGPQIETVWPDFTIFDKYNNAPLAQTGCIVVCMGHRGGSPYREKQYAAFQYGNLRDAPLADDKYGLEQLGQRYPFIDINRVGIFGHSGGAMMAVAAICTYPGFYKVAVASSGNHDNNIYNRTWGETFQGVTEKTDTLTGGKTVTSFPFKTPINQTLAKNLQGHLLLVTGETDANVHPGNTYRMADALINAGKDFDMLVLPGQSHHYEGVYKTFFEKKLRSYFAKYLIENNDTPVEK comes from the coding sequence ATGACTTATTTGAAAAGAAGCCGCTGCTTCTTACTGGCCATGCTATGGTTGCCGGGATTGGTAGAAGCCCAGCACGCAAACTATGCGGCCGCCGAAAAGTATGATGTGCCCGGCTTGCGTGATAAAGTAGGTACGCTTACCGTATTACCTTTCTTTTTCCGGAACAACGACCGGTTCTGGTTCATCTATGAAGATAAGAACGGCAGGAATTATTATTATGTTGATCCTGCAACCAGGAAAAAGCAATTGCTGTACGACAGGAAAGCGATTGAAACCGCTTTGTTCAAACTCAGAAAGGAGAACATCGATACTGCGCTTATCAGTTATAATGCACCCTTTGAGCTCAGTGGCAAACAACAAACCGTTCGCATCTCCTATAAAAAGCAGTCCTATGCCTGGAATTTTTATACCCATCAACTGGCGCCAGACAGTAAGGAGGAAGGTAAACCTGTTTATCCCAAAGGAATAACCGGAATGGCATCGCCCGATAAAAAATGGCAATTGATCTCCCGCGCGCACAACCTGTACCTGCAACAGGTAGGCGATACAATTGAAACCACCCTAAGCCGGGATGCAGCGCGGTATTATTCCTTTGGTGTAAATGAAGATGATACCAGTGCAAGCCGTTCCATACCGGCCGATGCCGTTTGGCTGGCAGACAGCAGGCGGTTTTACCTGGTGCGGGAAGATAACAGGAAAGTAGGAACACTTTCAGTAGTGAATTCCCTTGCCTGGCCGCGGCCCCGGCTGGAAACTTATAAGTACCAGCTGCCGGGCGACAAAGACGTGACCCAGTTTGAATTGTTTGCAGGTGATGTAACCACCGGAAAACTGGTGAAGATTAAAACCGATAAATGGAAAGACCAGGAACTGGAAGTGGTGAAAACAAAGGTCATGTCGGATGAGATCTACTTTCTGCGCAAAAAACGCACCCGCGACGAAATAGAGCTGTGTGCCGGGAATATGAAAACGGGTGACGTGCGGGTGATCGTTCGCGAAACAAGCAAACCGTATCTCAATGAAGACCTCTTCAATGTACAGGTGATCAATAATGGGAAAGATATCGTATGGTGGAGCGACCGCACGGGATGGGGCCAGTACTATCGCTATGGCAATGATGGTACCCTGAAGAATGCCATCACCCGGGGCAGCTGGACGGCGGGCCGCATCCTGTATATTGATACGCCCGGCAATGTGTTTTACATGTATGGCTATGGTAAAGAGGCAGGCCGAAACCCTTACTATGCACATGTATATAAAGTTCCACTGGATGGAAGCAAGGATGAGCTGCTGACGCCGGAGAATGCAACGCATGCGGTTTATTTTTCACCATCCGGTCATTATATCGTTGATAATTTCTCCACCATCAATACCCCGCCACGAACAATGCTGCGCGACAATAACGGCAGGCTGATAATGGAAGTGGCCCAACCAAATTTGGAGAAATTATACGCGTATGGCTGGCGTCCGCCCGAACCGTTTATGGTAAAAGCTGCCGATAGCGTTACCGATCTGTATGGCATTATGTGGAAGCCATTTGATTTTGACAGCACTAAAAAATATCCGGTGATCTCCCAGGTATACCCTGGTCCGCAAATTGAGACCGTGTGGCCCGACTTTACCATTTTCGACAAATACAACAATGCGCCGCTGGCGCAAACAGGTTGTATTGTAGTTTGTATGGGGCACCGCGGCGGATCGCCCTATCGCGAAAAGCAATACGCCGCTTTCCAATATGGCAACCTGCGCGATGCGCCGCTGGCCGATGATAAGTATGGACTGGAACAACTGGGGCAACGGTATCCGTTTATCGACATCAACCGCGTGGGAATCTTTGGTCACTCGGGCGGCGCCATGATGGCTGTGGCGGCTATTTGCACCTATCCTGGTTTTTATAAAGTGGCCGTTGCCTCCTCAGGCAACCATGATAACAACATCTATAACCGAACCTGGGGCGAAACCTTTCAGGGCGTTACAGAAAAAACCGATACGCTGACCGGTGGCAAAACAGTTACCTCGTTCCCGTTTAAAACGCCCATCAATCAAACATTGGCTAAAAACCTGCAGGGACATTTGTTACTGGTTACGGGCGAAACCGACGCCAACGTACACCCCGGGAATACTTATCGCATGGCCGATGCGCTGATCAATGCCGGCAAAGATTTCGATATGCTGGTGCTGCCCGGGCAATCGCACCATTACGAAGGCGTATATAAAACCTTTTTTGAAAAAAAGCTCCGCAGCTATTTCGCAAAATATTTAATAGAAAATAATGATACACCTGTTGAAAAGTAA
- a CDS encoding thioredoxin family protein: MKQALFAALLLWWGNMAAQNRRISFDSTSLESTIEKAKSENRLIFVDCYTSWCGPCKEMSKHVFTQDSVADFFNAHFVNLKLDMEKGEGPAVKNEFHVEAYPTYLLLNSNRKLIYRFVGGMPADTFMARIKKGMDTLNRVAILNERYNSGERTKGLLQEYIKIKIEGMELSVGEQVAAAYFDMLTPKEKLLPENWFLFGENRYSLYLSNVHSRTFMYMANHWREFARSNGREAVENKMRHMYQRIAEYCLNGWYFKDRLRNPIPYDKKEFDRYQAQIKSTDFADKAQLLTLIDMAQAAAVKDTAKVTALMKANIGDFSGENQHIAFAYIGMFRSAQIRQDPQVRQIIDKIIQSNRNENLVRFAKSL; the protein is encoded by the coding sequence ATGAAACAGGCATTATTTGCCGCCTTATTGCTCTGGTGGGGCAATATGGCGGCCCAGAACAGGCGTATCAGTTTTGACAGTACGAGCCTCGAAAGCACGATCGAAAAAGCAAAAAGCGAAAACCGGCTGATCTTTGTTGACTGTTACACCAGCTGGTGCGGCCCCTGCAAGGAAATGAGCAAACATGTTTTTACCCAGGATAGCGTGGCTGACTTTTTCAATGCGCATTTTGTAAATCTAAAGCTCGATATGGAAAAGGGCGAAGGCCCGGCCGTGAAAAACGAATTTCATGTAGAAGCATATCCCACTTATTTACTGCTCAACAGCAATCGCAAGCTCATCTACCGCTTTGTGGGCGGTATGCCTGCCGATACGTTCATGGCCCGGATCAAAAAAGGCATGGACACATTGAACCGCGTGGCCATCCTGAACGAGCGGTATAACAGTGGCGAACGTACCAAAGGCCTGTTACAGGAATACATAAAAATAAAGATCGAAGGCATGGAGTTATCGGTAGGCGAACAGGTAGCCGCTGCATATTTCGATATGCTTACTCCGAAGGAAAAATTGTTGCCGGAGAACTGGTTCCTGTTTGGCGAGAACCGGTATTCCCTGTACCTGTCGAACGTGCACAGCCGCACCTTCATGTATATGGCCAACCACTGGCGCGAATTTGCCCGGTCAAATGGCCGCGAAGCAGTGGAAAACAAAATGCGTCATATGTACCAGCGGATCGCAGAATATTGTTTAAACGGCTGGTATTTTAAAGACAGGCTCAGGAACCCCATCCCTTACGATAAAAAAGAATTCGACCGCTACCAGGCCCAGATAAAAAGCACCGATTTTGCCGACAAGGCGCAGCTGCTGACGCTGATAGATATGGCACAGGCGGCCGCGGTAAAAGACACCGCAAAGGTGACGGCTTTGATGAAAGCGAACATCGGCGATTTTTCAGGAGAAAATCAACATATAGCATTTGCTTATATCGGTATGTTCAGATCTGCACAGATCAGGCAGGATCCGCAGGTTAGGCAGATCATCGACAAAATCATTCAAAGCAACAGGAACGAAAACCTGGTGCGGTTTGCCAAAAGCTTATAA
- a CDS encoding RagB/SusD family nutrient uptake outer membrane protein, with product MNTIYKSCVWLLLAGSLFTSCKKFLVQTSQDEIIPTTTDDLTQLLNAEGYPYNIVVDNYTDLLTDDVQCSGLAVGLSATLLPTYTSYLNNGAPLFTFNPAMFDSTGTAANVISLPGTDSWKIYYGKIKGCNVVLDYLDKVSGNEQQKNALRGQALFLRAFYYLKLVTLYGQPYSGAGIDAATSPGVPLILSSEVSDSKPVRNTLAQVYGQVEKDLLAAADLLKNNFTPPNTFRVGHIAAYALLSRLYLYMGRDEDMDNVIKYATSTLNEKPGLTALTTFLLTYKSYDASGIYDFTKSPEVVWEFGANSTTSVIFFPAVNNPGSVMPPYSVSPDLAGLYEQGNGTDTTYVGDLRYMMYYARTNNVIWPVRGYKLSPNKTSYDAKGMRIAEVYLNRAEALARRYKKNGNTADLAQALSDLNTLRANRFDTRFKAYTPVNITDADALFNFCKAERRRELSFEENFRWVDIKRWGMTVTHHYIDANGVAADYTLPAGGNLYALPIPYTAINRNDQLTQNPR from the coding sequence ATGAATACTATATATAAAAGTTGTGTATGGTTGTTGCTGGCCGGATCGCTGTTCACCTCCTGCAAAAAGTTTCTTGTTCAAACAAGCCAGGATGAGATCATTCCCACAACAACCGATGATCTTACCCAGTTGCTGAATGCAGAGGGATATCCCTATAACATTGTTGTAGACAACTATACCGACCTGTTAACCGACGATGTTCAGTGTTCCGGGCTGGCGGTGGGTCTTTCTGCTACGCTGCTGCCAACCTATACTTCGTACCTGAACAATGGCGCTCCACTCTTTACCTTTAACCCTGCCATGTTCGACAGTACAGGCACTGCTGCCAATGTGATTAGCCTGCCGGGTACAGACTCTTGGAAAATATATTATGGAAAGATCAAGGGCTGCAATGTGGTGCTGGATTACCTCGACAAAGTATCGGGTAACGAGCAGCAAAAAAATGCGTTGCGGGGGCAGGCGTTGTTTTTAAGAGCTTTCTATTATCTTAAACTGGTAACGTTATATGGCCAGCCGTACAGCGGTGCAGGCATCGATGCCGCCACCAGCCCGGGGGTGCCGTTGATCCTGAGCAGCGAAGTAAGCGACAGCAAGCCTGTGCGCAACACCCTGGCGCAGGTTTACGGCCAGGTTGAAAAAGACCTGCTGGCAGCTGCCGATCTGCTGAAGAATAACTTTACACCTCCCAATACCTTCCGCGTTGGTCACATTGCAGCGTACGCGCTTTTGAGCAGGTTGTACCTGTATATGGGCCGTGACGAGGATATGGATAACGTGATCAAATATGCTACCAGTACATTAAATGAAAAACCAGGGCTTACGGCCTTAACCACCTTTCTGCTTACTTATAAATCATATGATGCTTCAGGCATTTACGATTTTACCAAAAGCCCGGAAGTAGTTTGGGAGTTCGGCGCTAATTCAACCACCTCGGTTATTTTTTTTCCGGCTGTGAACAATCCAGGTTCCGTTATGCCCCCTTATTCGGTAAGCCCCGACCTGGCAGGGTTGTATGAGCAGGGGAACGGTACGGATACTACCTACGTTGGTGATCTGCGGTATATGATGTACTATGCCAGAACCAACAATGTTATCTGGCCGGTAAGAGGCTATAAACTCAGCCCCAATAAAACTTCGTATGATGCCAAAGGGATGCGGATAGCCGAAGTTTACCTGAACCGCGCCGAGGCATTGGCACGCAGGTACAAAAAGAACGGCAATACCGCAGACCTTGCCCAGGCATTAAGCGATCTGAATACCCTGCGGGCCAACAGGTTCGATACCCGCTTTAAAGCCTATACGCCGGTAAACATCACCGATGCAGATGCCCTGTTCAATTTTTGCAAAGCAGAACGCCGCAGAGAATTGAGCTTCGAGGAGAATTTCAGGTGGGTGGATATCAAACGCTGGGGAATGACGGTAACCCATCATTACATAGATGCCAATGGCGTAGCGGCCGATTATACCCTGCCTGCGGGCGGCAACCTGTATGCATTGCCCATTCCTTACACCGCCATTAACAGGAATGACCAGCTGACGCAAAACCCCAGGTAA